The nucleotide sequence CCAAGTGCCTTCAGACGCATTGGTCACCGTTATTCACCCGAATGGCCTGAACCTGCTGCGGTCGCAAGCTCCTCAGAATTTCATTGGCAAGCCTACCCAAATGAAGGCAGAGAATGCCACCAAGGGCCTGCGAGATGGTTACCTGGTGACAAACGATATGAACGGGGTGCGCCGCTTGTTTGCTTTCACTGCAATGGATGGCGTAGGCTGGCGTATTGTGGCGGGCCGTCCAGAATCTTTGGTGTACGTGCACTATTGGCACACCCTGCAAAACACGGCAGCTGCAGGCGCCTTGGCCTTGGGCTTGGCTATTGCGCTGGCCTGGCGCTTTGGCACTGCCATTACACGGCCCTACACCCAGTTGGCAGACGCAGCCGCCAAAGTGGCCCACGGTGAGACCCAAGTCAGGGCCAGCCTGACAGGTTCTAGCGAAGTTGAGCGCCTGTCACGCCAGTTCAACCACATGCTGCAGGTTTTGAACCACGACGATGTGCTTCTCAAAGCCAATGAACTACGTTTTCGAACCCTCATCGAATGGTCGCCCGAGCCCACCTTTGTGCATCGCAATGGAGAATTGGTGTACGTCAACCCCGCAGCGGTGCAGCTCTTTGGCGCCGCTTCGCCCCTAGACCTCATAGGCGCAAACATTTTCACACTGCTGCACCCAGACTTCCACGCATCCACCCAAACGCGCATTGACCGCGTGCTGTCCGACACAACAGGCGTGCCCGCACCCGCCGCAGACATTGTGTTTCTGCGCTTAGACGGTTCGCCCGTTGAGGTGCGTGTGGACGGCATCGGCGTGCAGTTTGACGGGCAAGCCTGTGTACTGACCTTGGCCCGTGACATCACGGAGACCAAGAAAGCCCACGCAGCCTTGCAAGCGGCTGTGCACGAAAAGGTGGGGCTCTTGAACGAGGTGCACCACCGCGTCAAAAACAATTTGCAAATCATTGCCAGCCTGTTGCGCCTAGAGAGCCGGCGCAGCACCCTGCCCCACACCAAGTCGGTGCTAGACGATATGCAGGGCCGCATCCGCTCCATGGCCTTGCTGCACGAAACGCTGTACCGCTCTGGCACCTTTGCAGGCATTGACCTGGGTAACTATTTGCGCCAGCTCAGCACCCAGTCTTTTCGCATGATGCTCACCCAGGGCGAGCCCATTGGCCTGGAGCTGGATGTGTGCACGGTCACCGTGAGCATGGACCAAGCCACCCCCTGCGGCTTGCTCGTCAATGAGCTCATTTCGAACTGCCTCAAGCACGCTTTCCCCAACGGCCAAAGCGGCAAGGTGCGCGTGAGCTTGCGCCAAGTCGGTGGCGATGCTGGGCCGGACATGCGCCTGGAACTGCAGATCAGCGACACCGGCGTGGGCTTGGGGCCCGACTTTGAAGCCAGCAAGTCCCAATCGCTAGGCTTGCAACTGGTGAGCGACTTGGTCCGTCAGCTGGGCGGGCAGCTCGTCGTGGGCAACACGGGCGGCGCCAGCTTTACCGTGGTGTTCAGCCCCGACACCTTGCAAGGCCCAGTAGCACCGGCTTGAACGCCCAGGCGCATTTTCAGAGCCAAATCAGGCGTTTGCGCTCATGGATATTGCGCAAGTAGCTATGCTTTATATAGCAGACAACTTTACTGGCGCGCAGTGCGCGTATTGACCGGCAAAGCTTGCGGCGCGCTGGTGCGCAGCGGGTTGATGTCCAAGCCACCACGGCGCGTGTAGCGGGCATACACCGTGAGTTTTTGCGGCTTGCATTGGCGCCAGATGTCCATAAATATGCGCTCTACACATTGCTCGTGGAATTCGTTGTGGTTGCGAAAACTCACCAGGTACTGCAGCAGCCCCTCTTGATCAATGGGCAAGCCGGTGTAGCTGATTTGCACGCTGCCCCAGTCCGGCTGGCCAGTCACCAAGCAATTGCTTTTGAGCAAATTGCTGGTGAGCACTTCGCTCACCGGCGACTCTTCGTCAGGCACCACGCGCAAAAGCTCGGGCGCCGGGGTGTAGCGGGTGCATTCCACATCCAGACGGTCCAGGCTCAGGCCGTCCATCTCGTAAATGGGTTCGCGGTCAAACAGTTCGGGCAACACCAGCTTTACGCCGATGGAGCCCGCGGGCACAGCAGCGCCACTACCAGATGTGTCGCGCCATAGCGCCTCGGTCAAATCGGTGCGCAGCAGGTTTTTCACCTCGTCTGCATCGGCAAAGCGGCTGTTGTTAAAGCTGTTGAGGTAGAGCTTGAAAGACTTGCTCTCGATGATGTTGGGCGCTTCACACGGAATGGTGAAGTGGGCCAGCGCCACGTGCGGCTTGCCTTTGGGGCCCAGCCAGCTCAGCTCGAACGCGGTCCACAAGTCCGCCCCAAAAAACGGGGGCGCGCCTGCAATGCCAATTTCTTCGCGCTTGCCCTTGCGCGGAATCGGAAACAGCAGCGAGGCGTCGTACTGGTCAACGTAGGCGGAGCTTTTGCCCAGCTGGGATTGTTCGGGTGTGTTCATGGCAAATCGAAAGACAAAAAACGAGAAGAAACAGCGAAAAAAAGCCTTGGCGTCAGGCGCTCGCCACCGCCGCGCTGGCTTTGCCCTTGGGCGCAGCGGGGCCCTGAGCCGCCCGCAGGTGCGCCAGCAGCTCCACCAATATCTGCGCGACAGGCTGGGGCGGCAGATCATGCCCCATGCCGTCTATGCCCACCAGCTTGGCCCCGGCAATGCGCTTGGCTGTATCCACGCCACAGGCATAGGGCACCAAAGGGTCGGCCCGGCCATGCAAGACCAGCGTTGGGCTGGTGATGCGCGCGAGCTGTGCCGCCCGGGTGATGTCGGCCGCCACCGCCATGAGCTGGCGTGTGGTGCCTATGGGCCGGTAGCTGCGCTGCACGCCCAACTCCACCGTGGCACGCATGGCCGCCGCGTCCAGCGGGTAGTCCGGGCTGCCAATGGCCTTGAAGAGCTTGAGGTAATGGGCCACCACCGCCTCGCTGCGCTGGCTTTTGGGGCGGCTCAGCAGCACGCGCAACACCTTGGCTTGCGGGCGTGGCAAATGCTTAGCACCACTGGTGCTCATGATGCTGGTGAGGCTGATCACCCGCTTAGGCGCGGCAATCGCCACGCGCTGCGCAATCATGCCGCCTAGGCTCACCCCCACCACATGGGCGGATTCAATCTGCAAGGCTTCCAACACGCCCAGCGCGTCATGCGCCATGTCGGCCAATGCGTATGGCGGTTTAGACAGCAGCCCCAGCCGGTATTTGATGCTGGCCCAGAGTACGTTGGGCTTGCCCAAATGGTCAAAGTGGGTGCTCAAGCCCACGTCACGGTTGTCAAAGCGGATGACGCGAAAGCCCCCGTCCTCCAGCCCCTTGACCAAGGCCGGTGGCCAGGCAATGAGCTGCATGCCCAAACCCATGATGAGCAAAACCGCCGGGCGGCGCGCCAAGGCAGGCACCAGCACACCGTCTACATGGGCGCTGTCTTCCACTTCGATGTCAATGCCATTTGCTCTAATTTTCATATCTGCTTACGCAATAGGGTTGGGCGCCAGAGGCCAATTCACCTCAAAAACTCACCCTTAGGTGGCGACATTGCGCCTAAACACAAGGCGCTCAGGCGAAGACGCTTCAGTGCTGAAGGCGTAGCCGTCCACATCAAAGGCGCGCAGCTGGTGGGGCTGCACCAGCTGGTTTTCAATCGCAAAGCGTGCCATC is from Rhodoferax aquaticus and encodes:
- a CDS encoding alpha/beta fold hydrolase; this encodes MKIRANGIDIEVEDSAHVDGVLVPALARRPAVLLIMGLGMQLIAWPPALVKGLEDGGFRVIRFDNRDVGLSTHFDHLGKPNVLWASIKYRLGLLSKPPYALADMAHDALGVLEALQIESAHVVGVSLGGMIAQRVAIAAPKRVISLTSIMSTSGAKHLPRPQAKVLRVLLSRPKSQRSEAVVAHYLKLFKAIGSPDYPLDAAAMRATVELGVQRSYRPIGTTRQLMAVAADITRAAQLARITSPTLVLHGRADPLVPYACGVDTAKRIAGAKLVGIDGMGHDLPPQPVAQILVELLAHLRAAQGPAAPKGKASAAVASA
- the queF gene encoding NADPH-dependent 7-cyano-7-deazaguanine reductase QueF (Catalyzes the NADPH-dependent reduction of 7-cyano-7-deazaguanine (preQ0) to 7-aminomethyl-7-deazaguanine (preQ1) in queuosine biosynthesis), producing MNTPEQSQLGKSSAYVDQYDASLLFPIPRKGKREEIGIAGAPPFFGADLWTAFELSWLGPKGKPHVALAHFTIPCEAPNIIESKSFKLYLNSFNNSRFADADEVKNLLRTDLTEALWRDTSGSGAAVPAGSIGVKLVLPELFDREPIYEMDGLSLDRLDVECTRYTPAPELLRVVPDEESPVSEVLTSNLLKSNCLVTGQPDWGSVQISYTGLPIDQEGLLQYLVSFRNHNEFHEQCVERIFMDIWRQCKPQKLTVYARYTRRGGLDINPLRTSAPQALPVNTRTARQ
- a CDS encoding histidine kinase dimerization/phosphoacceptor domain -containing protein, producing MQRLATTDVPPMSISTLHRLNFKFRHWSVRSQLFLLVSALLVPLTAVLAWLLLQHLNHIRAKAQVEVMHLAEHAGFRIQRELDNDHHMLERVAQRRLVQTMLPSQCDPVVANMVALTEEFSSLTVRNMQGRVVCTFAPKEQDGREAAAIPITSDTLKSHDFYVSAPVRHPSSGRWMVNLSHPVFSEVGQKVGWVTLSRDLLAMGASVLAQVPSDALVTVIHPNGLNLLRSQAPQNFIGKPTQMKAENATKGLRDGYLVTNDMNGVRRLFAFTAMDGVGWRIVAGRPESLVYVHYWHTLQNTAAAGALALGLAIALAWRFGTAITRPYTQLADAAAKVAHGETQVRASLTGSSEVERLSRQFNHMLQVLNHDDVLLKANELRFRTLIEWSPEPTFVHRNGELVYVNPAAVQLFGAASPLDLIGANIFTLLHPDFHASTQTRIDRVLSDTTGVPAPAADIVFLRLDGSPVEVRVDGIGVQFDGQACVLTLARDITETKKAHAALQAAVHEKVGLLNEVHHRVKNNLQIIASLLRLESRRSTLPHTKSVLDDMQGRIRSMALLHETLYRSGTFAGIDLGNYLRQLSTQSFRMMLTQGEPIGLELDVCTVTVSMDQATPCGLLVNELISNCLKHAFPNGQSGKVRVSLRQVGGDAGPDMRLELQISDTGVGLGPDFEASKSQSLGLQLVSDLVRQLGGQLVVGNTGGASFTVVFSPDTLQGPVAPA